The following proteins come from a genomic window of Gynuella sunshinyii YC6258:
- a CDS encoding SDR family oxidoreductase, with translation MLAIKDKVIAITGASSGIGEATALLLAEHGAKIVMGARGLDKLQALADRIVNAGGECVYISTDVRKKDDLKGLVNLACEKFGRLDVFVTNAGVGPIAPLDDLCVDDWEDMIDVNIKGFLYGVAAALPVFRRQETGHFVTVISTAGLKIVPNMAVYAGTKNAVRTMMEGLRQEAGDKLRVTSVSPGFVKTNFVDSIANPVVKAQIKELSDQMAISPDAIARAIAFSIEQPSDVDIGDIVVRPTAQA, from the coding sequence ATGTTAGCAATTAAAGATAAAGTTATTGCCATAACCGGCGCAAGCAGCGGGATCGGAGAAGCCACAGCGCTCTTGCTCGCAGAGCACGGAGCCAAGATAGTTATGGGAGCTCGTGGCTTAGATAAGCTGCAGGCACTTGCCGATCGTATCGTTAATGCGGGTGGTGAATGTGTTTATATATCTACAGATGTCAGAAAAAAGGATGATTTGAAAGGCCTCGTAAATTTGGCTTGCGAGAAATTCGGTAGGCTTGATGTTTTTGTCACTAATGCTGGTGTTGGGCCCATTGCGCCACTTGATGATCTGTGTGTTGACGACTGGGAAGATATGATAGATGTAAATATCAAAGGCTTTCTGTATGGCGTAGCTGCAGCCTTACCAGTTTTTCGCCGCCAGGAAACAGGTCATTTCGTGACTGTCATTTCTACTGCCGGGCTGAAGATTGTACCTAATATGGCAGTATATGCAGGTACCAAAAATGCGGTTCGCACTATGATGGAAGGATTGCGGCAAGAAGCTGGAGATAAACTGCGTGTGACCAGCGTTTCCCCGGGTTTTGTCAAAACGAACTTCGTTGACTCTATAGCTAACCCAGTCGTAAAGGCTCAGATCAAGGAACTTTCAGACCAAATGGCGATTTCTCCTGATGCAATCGCACGTGCGATTGCATTTTCTATTGAACAGCCAAGTGATGTTGATATTGGAGATATTGTTGTTCGACCTACAGCTCAAGCATAA
- a CDS encoding GNAT family N-acetyltransferase, producing the protein MNIQIDNPRRAEITVLLQQHMQAMEGLSPPESRHVLDIEGLCKPEITFWSCTINGQLAGVGALKQLNTEHGEIKSMKTALAFLKHGVASALLQHIIHEAAQRNYKRLSLETGSMDYFVPAYQLYLKFGFVSCGPFANYVEDPNSLFLTREL; encoded by the coding sequence ATGAATATTCAAATCGACAATCCCAGGCGCGCCGAAATTACCGTCTTGCTACAGCAACACATGCAGGCAATGGAAGGTCTTTCTCCACCTGAAAGCCGGCACGTGCTTGATATTGAAGGTCTGTGCAAACCGGAAATCACATTCTGGAGTTGCACTATTAATGGACAGCTGGCAGGTGTTGGAGCACTGAAGCAACTCAATACGGAGCATGGTGAAATAAAATCCATGAAGACTGCTTTGGCATTTTTGAAACACGGTGTAGCCTCGGCGCTGCTTCAGCACATCATCCACGAAGCAGCACAACGGAACTATAAAAGACTCAGTCTGGAAACCGGATCAATGGATTATTTTGTACCCGCTTATCAGCTTTATCTGAAGTTCGGGTTTGTCAGCTGCGGTCCCTTTGCCAACTACGTGGAAGATCCGAACAGCCTGTTTTTGACTCGGGAACTGTAA
- a CDS encoding DUF2584 family protein, which yields MGFSIKFNWVLQIDFEIELVPGSSYNFSKDGNRVFPLQTPIDLIDSSRSAIAKIRIMSFKNLLNKTTGEFQVIKIYSGNEKEVLTNYWIENEK from the coding sequence TTGGGATTTAGTATTAAGTTTAATTGGGTGCTACAAATAGATTTTGAAATCGAACTAGTTCCTGGTAGTAGTTATAACTTTTCAAAAGATGGAAACAGGGTATTCCCTTTGCAAACCCCCATTGACCTTATTGACTCTAGTAGGTCGGCAATTGCAAAAATTCGAATAATGAGTTTTAAAAATTTATTAAATAAAACAACCGGAGAATTTCAGGTTATAAAAATCTACTCCGGAAATGAAAAAGAAGTTTTAACCAATTATTGGATTGAGAATGAGAAATAA